A genomic segment from Leptolyngbya boryana PCC 6306 encodes:
- a CDS encoding DUF1206 domain-containing protein encodes MATPNIPPNLKQPVQQTVAHPKFERLARFGYAAKGIVYFVVGLLAAQAAIGSGGRTTDTSGALQEIVVQPFGKFLLGLVTIGIIGYVLWRFAQALLDPEHTGQSNSTQRVVQRIGYLISALSYSGLAFTAVKLILGSGGTNGGATEDWTKLVLAQPLGQWLVGLAGAIVLGVGLSYFYQAYTAKFQRYFKLNQMNATERKWAKRLGQFGIVARGVVFCIIGLFVIIAALRSDATEVKGLGEALAVLAQQPYGTWILGIVALGLIAYSMYSLIEARYRSLIRS; translated from the coding sequence ATGGCGACCCCCAATATTCCTCCTAATCTAAAACAGCCTGTACAACAGACTGTTGCTCATCCAAAGTTTGAAAGGCTGGCTCGATTCGGTTATGCAGCAAAGGGGATTGTTTACTTTGTAGTAGGACTGCTGGCAGCACAAGCTGCGATCGGGAGCGGAGGACGCACTACAGATACGAGTGGAGCCTTACAAGAAATTGTGGTGCAGCCGTTTGGAAAATTTCTGCTTGGGTTGGTGACGATCGGCATCATTGGCTATGTCCTGTGGCGATTTGCTCAGGCATTGCTTGATCCAGAGCATACAGGGCAGTCAAATTCTACACAGCGCGTTGTGCAGCGTATCGGATATTTGATCAGTGCGCTCAGCTATTCAGGGTTAGCTTTCACTGCGGTTAAACTCATCTTAGGCAGTGGTGGGACAAATGGAGGAGCGACGGAAGACTGGACAAAACTGGTCTTGGCTCAACCTTTGGGGCAATGGCTTGTGGGGTTAGCAGGCGCGATCGTATTGGGTGTTGGATTGTCGTATTTTTATCAGGCTTACACTGCAAAGTTTCAAAGATATTTCAAGCTCAATCAAATGAATGCAACCGAACGCAAGTGGGCAAAGCGGCTAGGACAGTTTGGGATTGTCGCGCGTGGGGTTGTTTTTTGCATCATTGGTCTGTTTGTGATCATTGCGGCACTGCGCTCCGATGCAACTGAAGTCAAAGGATTGGGGGAAGCTTTAGCCGTTTTGGCACAACAGCCTTATGGAACGTGGATTCTGGGAATTGTGGCGCTAGGCTTGATTGCTTATAGTATGTACTCGCTAATCGAAGCTCGATATCGCAGTCTCATTCGCTCTTGA
- a CDS encoding metallophosphoesterase produces MSQIPFLSEPLSVETVEIEVSGLPDRLNGIKVVQLSDFHYDGLLLSDELLNQAIETANCLEPDLIVLTGDYVTHTPKPIDQLARHLRRLQSRSGIYAVLGNHDLELPESKIKISRALTDAGIQVLWNQIAYPFGEDFAIVGLPDFWSSDFAPASVFETLNPTVPRLVLSHNPDSAVPLSQWRVDLQLSGHTHGGQIAIPGVGAVPTWIQASRDRIPEPLWKWVPFLDLKWPKVVQHWQWAQGLHSVGENRLYVNRGLGTFPPGRWYCPPEVTVFSLSRID; encoded by the coding sequence GTGTCCCAGATCCCGTTTTTGTCAGAACCTCTAAGTGTGGAAACCGTTGAAATCGAAGTTTCTGGACTACCCGATCGCTTAAATGGCATTAAAGTAGTTCAGCTTTCTGATTTTCATTACGATGGCTTGCTGTTGTCTGATGAATTGTTGAACCAAGCGATCGAGACCGCGAATTGTCTTGAACCGGATCTCATCGTTCTTACGGGCGATTATGTTACGCATACCCCGAAACCTATTGATCAACTTGCTCGACATCTCCGCCGATTACAGAGTCGATCGGGTATTTATGCCGTGTTAGGCAATCATGATCTGGAACTCCCTGAATCAAAAATTAAGATTAGTCGCGCCTTAACCGATGCCGGAATTCAAGTTCTTTGGAATCAGATTGCTTATCCGTTTGGGGAAGACTTCGCGATCGTTGGCTTACCCGATTTCTGGTCGTCTGACTTTGCTCCTGCTTCTGTGTTTGAGACTCTAAATCCAACGGTTCCTCGTCTAGTGCTCTCTCACAATCCTGACAGTGCAGTGCCTCTGAGCCAGTGGCGCGTCGATTTGCAGCTTTCTGGACATACGCATGGTGGACAAATTGCAATTCCAGGAGTGGGAGCCGTTCCCACTTGGATTCAGGCTTCACGCGATCGCATTCCCGAGCCATTATGGAAGTGGGTGCCGTTCCTGGATTTAAAGTGGCCCAAAGTTGTACAGCATTGGCAATGGGCGCAAGGTCTGCATTCGGTGGGTGAGAATCGGCTCTATGTCAATCGAGGATTAGGAACCTTTCCACCGGGACGGTGGTACTGTCCTCCAGAAGTCACTGTGTTTTCCTTGAGTCGCATTGACTAG
- a CDS encoding phospholipase D-like domain-containing protein, with amino-acid sequence MTWTTFFLLFAAAIVVWMILYLRGVFEPQICYRFDRRIALDSPNFLPMLVGFSKSIATQARLTQFWSQPDQIYAARLEAIQKAQHLIQFETFFMTPGYRADQFAQALIERSRCGVKVQVLVDHVGTAQIPASYWKQLRGAGVEVRFFHPPRLKVPLQYLSRTHRKLLIIDGTIALIGGMGVSDDWDGNPKIGDRAPWLDGEIQLESTIVSVLMSIFLRHWLYAGGQAMIEHLPVQQASRAAKPMLVIASDADSKLSLINALIWFGLQAAQHRIWIASPYFILERNTRNAIIAAKKRGVDVQIVTTGVHNDKPPVYYAVRERYHALLRADIAVYEYQPSMMHAKLMLVDQDWINFGSANFDPRSFFHNDELNLAWFAPDFAPTVEQFFTDAFSKSDRIELSSWRKRPWWQKMIGQLALLLRWQL; translated from the coding sequence ATGACTTGGACAACTTTCTTTCTTCTCTTTGCCGCTGCGATCGTCGTCTGGATGATTCTCTATCTTCGCGGCGTTTTCGAGCCGCAAATCTGTTATCGCTTTGATCGTCGCATCGCACTCGATAGTCCAAATTTTCTGCCGATGTTAGTCGGCTTCTCCAAGTCGATCGCGACACAAGCGCGGCTCACTCAGTTTTGGTCACAGCCAGACCAGATTTATGCAGCGCGACTAGAAGCAATCCAAAAAGCACAGCACTTGATTCAGTTTGAGACTTTTTTCATGACTCCAGGGTATCGTGCCGATCAGTTTGCTCAGGCATTGATTGAGCGATCGAGATGTGGGGTGAAAGTCCAAGTTTTAGTCGATCACGTTGGCACCGCTCAGATCCCTGCTTCGTATTGGAAACAGCTTCGAGGAGCGGGGGTTGAGGTTCGTTTTTTTCATCCTCCTAGGCTCAAAGTTCCGCTGCAATACTTGAGCCGGACTCATCGTAAACTGCTGATTATTGATGGAACGATCGCCTTGATTGGAGGAATGGGCGTATCCGATGATTGGGACGGCAATCCTAAAATTGGCGATCGAGCACCCTGGCTCGACGGCGAAATTCAGCTAGAAAGTACGATCGTCTCTGTCCTCATGAGCATTTTCCTGCGTCACTGGCTCTATGCAGGAGGTCAAGCCATGATAGAGCATTTACCTGTACAGCAAGCCTCACGGGCGGCAAAGCCAATGTTAGTGATTGCCAGTGATGCCGATAGTAAGTTGTCACTGATCAACGCGCTCATTTGGTTTGGTCTACAAGCGGCACAGCACCGAATTTGGATTGCGAGTCCCTACTTTATTTTGGAGCGCAATACTCGTAATGCAATCATTGCGGCTAAAAAGCGGGGTGTAGATGTGCAGATCGTGACGACTGGTGTCCACAATGATAAGCCACCTGTTTACTATGCAGTTCGTGAGCGCTATCACGCGCTCTTAAGAGCTGATATTGCAGTTTATGAGTATCAACCGAGCATGATGCACGCCAAGTTGATGCTTGTTGATCAAGATTGGATTAACTTTGGCAGTGCAAACTTTGATCCTCGGAGCTTTTTTCACAATGATGAACTGAATCTTGCCTGGTTTGCTCCAGACTTTGCTCCGACTGTTGAACAATTTTTTACAGATGCGTTTAGCAAGAGCGATCGCATTGAACTATCAAGCTGGAGAAAACGACCCTGGTGGCAAAAAATGATCGGTCAACTTGCGCTTTTGCTACGCTGGCAACTCTAG
- a CDS encoding TIGR00341 family protein → MRQLIIQVPQGQGKAVLQIAESCDAVNLAKIEAQSADRNIDLVIVHVSNRQVEDLLAKLEDLPEVHITLLPSGIIALRPPASEAAQQVKNVRARSPIEIFLSGLQSVGSWRSFLAYAAVAGVVVWIGLYTNTSYLLVAAILIAPFAGPAMNSAIATARGDLQLLKRSILRYVTALMVTIAIAFLLSLLLQQQISTPLMVENSQISTVAVLIPLAAGAAGALNLVQSERSSLVSGAAAGMLVAASLAPPAGIVGMASAIGRWDMTMSGLFLLVLQLFGIHVSATLIFRAYGLTSQGSRYSRGNQQVFPIALGISLVSLAAIATLQFWNSPEFERSSRAQRANAEVQQAVEQTEFAQLVEANVRFTRSEIPGQNSLLAEVYVQRQPESTLSSQQIRDRLTQTIQTRLLTQRFNVTPLVSVTVLEAPKTQ, encoded by the coding sequence ATGCGTCAACTGATCATCCAAGTACCGCAAGGGCAAGGAAAAGCAGTTCTACAGATCGCAGAGTCTTGTGATGCAGTGAATCTTGCAAAAATTGAAGCTCAAAGCGCAGACCGAAACATTGATCTTGTCATCGTTCATGTTTCTAATCGACAAGTTGAAGATTTGCTTGCTAAGCTCGAAGATCTACCAGAGGTTCATATTACCTTGCTGCCATCCGGGATCATTGCTCTACGTCCCCCTGCGTCTGAAGCTGCGCAACAAGTTAAAAATGTCAGAGCGCGTAGCCCGATCGAAATCTTCTTATCAGGATTGCAGAGTGTCGGATCTTGGCGCAGCTTTCTCGCCTATGCTGCGGTGGCAGGAGTAGTCGTGTGGATTGGACTGTATACGAATACAAGCTATCTTCTGGTTGCTGCAATACTGATTGCACCCTTTGCAGGCCCCGCTATGAATAGTGCGATCGCAACTGCACGCGGAGATTTACAACTCCTGAAACGCAGTATTCTTCGGTATGTTACAGCGTTAATGGTGACAATCGCGATCGCATTTCTATTAAGCTTGCTTCTTCAACAGCAGATCTCAACGCCTCTCATGGTAGAGAACAGTCAGATTTCAACCGTAGCGGTCTTGATCCCTTTAGCAGCAGGAGCAGCAGGAGCATTAAACTTAGTTCAGTCGGAGCGAAGTAGCTTAGTCTCTGGAGCCGCCGCCGGAATGTTAGTGGCGGCATCGCTTGCACCACCAGCGGGAATTGTCGGAATGGCAAGCGCGATTGGACGATGGGATATGACCATGAGTGGATTGTTTTTACTTGTCTTGCAGCTATTTGGCATTCATGTATCAGCGACGTTGATTTTTCGGGCGTATGGACTGACCTCGCAAGGAAGCCGCTATTCGCGTGGCAATCAACAAGTTTTTCCGATCGCACTCGGTATTTCTCTGGTTTCACTCGCTGCAATTGCAACCTTGCAGTTCTGGAATTCACCCGAGTTTGAACGATCTAGTCGCGCTCAGCGCGCCAATGCAGAAGTGCAACAAGCCGTTGAGCAGACCGAATTTGCACAATTAGTCGAAGCGAACGTGCGCTTTACCCGCTCAGAGATCCCAGGACAAAACTCCCTACTAGCTGAGGTCTATGTTCAACGTCAACCTGAAAGCACACTTTCTAGCCAGCAGATTCGCGATCGCTTAACTCAAACTATTCAAACTCGTCTGCTCACTCAAAGATTCAATGTGACCCCCCTCGTCAGTGTGACTGTTTTAGAAGCACCCAAAACCCAATAA
- a CDS encoding mechanosensitive ion channel family protein: MNFELSALWKQLEAMVRGSIALFPSLIFAVIVFFIFFFIARSVKRIVRRATGNRRHARNLGLVLGRLAQGTIILIGLFVALSIVIPSFQAGDLVQLLGISGVAIGFAFRDILQNFLAGILILLTEPFRIGDQIVFKNFEGTVENIETRATTIRTYDNRRIVIPNSELFTNSVTVNTAFDTRRMEYDVGIGYGDDIEHAKRLIYEALDEIAEVLQDPAPDVLVMELADSTVDIRVRWWIKPPRRIDDLRSRDQVLTAIKHKLTANGIDLPFPTQQILFHDQTEETDGDRTQQREGWPAGQKQSPRSRSVGGALRSLAKHNGKQDNSHHPTQNDMRQPADQ, translated from the coding sequence ATGAATTTTGAGCTATCAGCACTGTGGAAACAGCTTGAGGCAATGGTGCGTGGCTCTATTGCCTTGTTTCCCAGCTTAATATTCGCAGTTATTGTCTTTTTTATTTTCTTTTTTATTGCAAGATCAGTTAAGCGGATCGTCCGACGTGCGACCGGAAATCGACGACATGCCCGCAACCTCGGATTAGTGTTAGGGCGCTTAGCACAAGGAACGATTATTCTGATTGGATTATTTGTCGCGTTGTCGATCGTCATTCCATCGTTTCAAGCTGGTGACTTAGTTCAATTACTTGGAATCAGTGGGGTTGCAATCGGCTTTGCGTTTCGCGATATCTTACAAAACTTTTTGGCAGGAATTCTTATTCTATTAACGGAACCCTTTCGGATTGGAGATCAGATCGTTTTCAAAAACTTTGAAGGAACTGTTGAAAACATCGAAACTCGTGCAACGACGATTAGAACTTATGATAATCGCCGCATTGTGATTCCGAATTCAGAACTCTTTACCAATTCAGTCACGGTCAATACTGCCTTTGACACTCGCCGCATGGAATATGATGTCGGCATCGGCTATGGAGACGACATTGAACACGCGAAACGTCTAATCTACGAAGCACTCGATGAGATTGCGGAAGTCTTACAGGATCCGGCTCCCGATGTATTAGTTATGGAACTTGCAGACAGCACTGTCGATATTCGAGTGCGCTGGTGGATTAAGCCACCCCGCCGGATTGATGATCTGCGATCGCGCGATCAGGTTCTCACCGCAATCAAGCACAAATTAACTGCAAACGGCATTGATTTACCTTTTCCCACCCAGCAAATTTTGTTCCATGATCAGACCGAGGAAACAGATGGCGATCGCACTCAGCAGCGCGAAGGATGGCCGGCTGGACAAAAGCAATCTCCTCGCTCTCGCAGCGTTGGTGGAGCGCTCCGAAGCTTAGCTAAACACAATGGCAAACAGGACAACTCCCACCACCCCACACAAAATGATATGCGTCAACCAGCAGACCAGTAA
- a CDS encoding RtcB family protein, with the protein MPYEALTLSTRAPVLSWAGHELGHTEAQMARNVAALPFVFKHVALMPDVHLGKGALVGSVVATQDAIIPAAIGVDIGCGMAAIKTPYNATQLEGKLKQIRLDIEAAIPTGFNENKEIEKTVLNWQGWQQFKQLHPGVENLESKALKQMGSLGGGNHFIEVCLDAEEQVWLMLHSGSRHIGNALAQRHIDTAKGLAKLAGEKLPDPDLAYFVRGTAEFAAYWHDLQWAQGYALYNRKVMLLRFQRIVDRHLAGGKPMKPLLEVNCHHNYAERELHFGEEVYVTRKGAVRARETDYGIIPGSMGAKSFIVKGKGNAHSYCSCSHGAGRLMSRNKAKTAFTLDDLIAQTAGVECRKDAGVLDEIPGAYKPIEQVMANQSDLVEIVATLKQVVCVKG; encoded by the coding sequence ATGCCTTACGAAGCTCTCACTTTATCAACTCGCGCTCCGGTGCTCTCCTGGGCAGGTCATGAGTTAGGACACACCGAAGCACAAATGGCTCGAAATGTTGCTGCTCTCCCCTTTGTGTTCAAACATGTTGCGCTGATGCCTGATGTGCATTTGGGCAAGGGTGCCTTGGTTGGATCGGTTGTGGCAACCCAAGATGCAATTATCCCAGCCGCGATCGGGGTAGACATTGGTTGCGGTATGGCAGCAATTAAAACTCCATACAATGCCACCCAGCTAGAAGGAAAGCTCAAACAGATTCGTCTCGACATCGAAGCAGCAATCCCAACTGGATTCAACGAGAACAAAGAAATTGAAAAGACTGTGCTCAACTGGCAAGGCTGGCAACAGTTCAAGCAGCTTCACCCTGGCGTCGAGAACCTTGAAAGCAAAGCCCTCAAGCAAATGGGTTCGCTAGGTGGAGGAAACCACTTTATCGAGGTTTGCCTGGATGCTGAGGAACAAGTGTGGCTGATGCTGCATTCTGGTTCGCGGCATATTGGGAATGCGCTAGCACAGCGGCATATTGATACTGCAAAAGGACTAGCAAAGCTAGCAGGGGAGAAGCTTCCTGATCCAGATTTAGCTTACTTTGTTCGCGGCACCGCTGAGTTCGCTGCTTATTGGCATGATTTACAGTGGGCACAGGGGTATGCGCTTTACAACCGGAAAGTGATGCTGCTGCGATTCCAGCGGATTGTCGATCGACATTTAGCGGGTGGTAAGCCGATGAAGCCCTTGCTGGAGGTAAATTGTCACCACAACTATGCCGAACGAGAACTACACTTCGGTGAAGAAGTATATGTGACTCGCAAAGGCGCAGTCCGTGCTCGCGAAACCGATTACGGCATTATTCCAGGCAGCATGGGAGCGAAGTCGTTTATCGTGAAAGGAAAGGGCAATGCTCACAGCTATTGCTCCTGCTCTCACGGTGCAGGGCGGTTAATGTCAAGAAACAAAGCAAAGACGGCGTTTACTCTAGATGACTTAATCGCTCAAACGGCGGGAGTCGAATGTCGCAAGGATGCTGGCGTGCTGGATGAAATTCCAGGGGCATACAAGCCGATCGAGCAGGTGATGGCAAATCAGAGCGATCTTGTCGAGATCGTTGCGACGCTGAAGCAGGTGGTTTGTGTCAAAGGTTGA
- a CDS encoding catalase family protein: protein MLNSNQYVRYSPNVEVKQPDEDRLICQILDSVARQGQKVFDKHRHAMRGAHAKSHGGLKGELQIYDNLPAHLAQGLFREPRTYPVMIRFSSVPGDILPDSLSTFRGMAIKVLGVEEPKLLSTEPDAVTQDFLMINSPIFPSGNLARFLPEQLLQEKVVVSAPEEAQQLLGITARTVNAVTQKVGINLYPTALGITQPETHILGETYYTSAALRYGDYIAKFSAVPISTSLQPLQGKRIEMQNASTLRDLIVEFFPEAVG from the coding sequence ATGCTCAACTCAAATCAATACGTTCGCTACTCCCCCAATGTAGAAGTCAAGCAACCGGATGAAGATAGACTGATCTGCCAAATTCTAGACTCCGTTGCTCGGCAAGGACAAAAGGTGTTCGACAAACATCGTCATGCAATGCGCGGTGCTCATGCGAAAAGTCATGGCGGACTGAAGGGAGAACTGCAAATTTACGATAACTTACCCGCTCATCTTGCCCAAGGGCTGTTTCGCGAACCTCGCACTTATCCAGTGATGATTCGTTTCTCAAGTGTTCCGGGTGATATTCTGCCGGATAGTCTTTCGACCTTTCGTGGCATGGCAATTAAGGTCCTTGGTGTAGAAGAACCGAAGCTTCTCTCTACTGAACCTGATGCAGTCACTCAAGATTTTCTGATGATTAACAGTCCGATTTTTCCATCCGGGAATCTTGCTCGCTTTCTTCCTGAACAGTTGCTTCAGGAAAAAGTAGTGGTCAGTGCCCCAGAAGAAGCGCAACAACTATTGGGGATAACTGCCCGCACAGTGAATGCAGTCACTCAAAAAGTCGGCATCAATCTCTATCCGACTGCGCTAGGGATTACGCAACCAGAGACTCATATCTTAGGAGAAACGTACTATACTTCTGCTGCTTTGCGCTATGGAGACTACATTGCTAAGTTCAGTGCAGTTCCCATATCGACAAGTCTTCAGCCGCTCCAAGGTAAACGAATTGAGATGCAGAATGCTTCTACTCTACGCGATTTGATTGTAGAGTTTTTTCCAGAGGCAGTCGGCTGA
- a CDS encoding catalase family protein yields the protein MPIEDASVRWSEQDSPYQAIAKITIGMQEAYSPARQVYVDDVLSFNAWHTIAAHQPLGAIQRLRREVYEASSRYRHEMNQQPKREPRSIEEMPD from the coding sequence ATGCCGATCGAAGATGCTTCGGTTCGTTGGTCGGAGCAGGACAGCCCTTATCAAGCGATCGCTAAAATCACAATTGGGATGCAGGAAGCCTATAGTCCAGCCCGTCAGGTGTATGTGGACGATGTATTGTCCTTCAATGCCTGGCATACCATTGCAGCGCATCAGCCGCTCGGTGCAATTCAGCGCCTTCGCAGAGAGGTCTATGAGGCTTCGAGTCGTTACCGCCATGAGATGAACCAACAGCCAAAGAGAGAGCCGCGCAGTATTGAGGAGATGCCTGATTAA
- a CDS encoding site-2 protease family protein gives MNNIRVGSLFGIPFYVNPSWFLVLGLVTFSYGSGLAAQFPNLPSGLSWGLGLLTALLLFGSVLAHELGHSFVALKQGVGVKSITLFLFGGLASLDKESQTPAEAFQVAIAGPLVSLLLAGLATLLAVGTGISGAPAAILGVLVSVNLALALFNLIPGLPLDGGNILKALVWKVTGNPYKGMKVAGRVGQLIGWLAIASGLLPLVVFGGGVNFWNILIGWFLLQNASQAAQYGVVLDRLAGLTASDAVSTNSPVVAASSTLREFADQRILDQRVWQKFLVTNAEGQLLGTLSIEDLKAIPSDLWSETLVQTLVKPLDPSLMVQSDRPLSEVVTLLEERKLTALSVVQENNVLVGLLEKTAIVNLLQNRVQAAPA, from the coding sequence ATGAATAATATTCGTGTCGGCAGTTTGTTTGGAATTCCTTTCTATGTCAACCCATCCTGGTTTTTAGTGTTGGGCTTAGTCACTTTTAGCTATGGCTCAGGACTGGCAGCCCAATTTCCCAATTTGCCTTCTGGGCTGTCTTGGGGATTAGGATTGCTCACAGCACTGCTATTGTTTGGTTCTGTGCTGGCTCATGAACTCGGTCACAGCTTTGTGGCGCTGAAGCAGGGTGTGGGTGTCAAATCGATCACGTTGTTTCTATTCGGGGGATTAGCGAGCTTAGACAAAGAGTCGCAAACTCCCGCTGAAGCATTTCAAGTTGCGATCGCAGGGCCTTTAGTCAGTTTGCTCCTTGCTGGTTTGGCAACCCTTTTGGCAGTTGGTACGGGCATCTCTGGGGCACCTGCTGCAATCTTGGGCGTGTTGGTTTCGGTGAACTTAGCGTTAGCGCTCTTTAATCTGATTCCGGGTTTACCGCTCGATGGCGGCAACATTTTGAAAGCTTTGGTCTGGAAAGTGACGGGTAACCCTTACAAGGGGATGAAGGTTGCGGGTCGGGTCGGTCAACTGATTGGTTGGTTAGCGATCGCATCGGGACTGCTACCCTTGGTTGTTTTTGGCGGTGGGGTGAACTTCTGGAACATCCTAATTGGCTGGTTCTTGCTTCAGAATGCTAGCCAAGCTGCTCAGTATGGCGTGGTGTTGGATCGCTTAGCAGGGCTGACAGCATCCGATGCCGTCAGCACAAATAGCCCGGTTGTTGCTGCTTCGTCAACATTACGAGAGTTTGCCGATCAGCGGATTCTGGATCAGCGGGTGTGGCAGAAGTTTTTAGTCACAAACGCAGAGGGTCAACTGCTGGGTACGCTTTCCATTGAGGATTTGAAAGCGATTCCGAGTGATCTGTGGTCTGAAACTTTGGTTCAAACCCTCGTGAAACCGCTTGACCCATCTCTCATGGTACAGAGCGATCGTCCTCTGTCGGAAGTAGTCACTTTGCTAGAAGAACGCAAGTTAACCGCACTCTCTGTTGTCCAAGAGAACAACGTCCTAGTGGGCTTGCTCGAAAAAACTGCCATTGTGAATCTGCTCCAGAATCGCGTACAAGCTGCTCCGGCTTAG